In Clupea harengus chromosome 1, Ch_v2.0.2, whole genome shotgun sequence, one DNA window encodes the following:
- the wizb gene encoding protein Wiz isoform X2, whose product MESGGGAHPSGDQCTLGTNQGSLPSVSAQDSTSPPPLNRTLQGSSSSDEKEEFPCGVHLLNKNGDRDLEGTQGTQGLLLSTVGSGRNAQRSSKSSAFPSSLTWDSDSEKETQDEEELQHFCNPYGLVAHSPGSPTSGCEPDRSVQEGCQTPEKPKHALPEKDLLIPLQDQAVNTQKEGSMRILSTEPKLSDAEAGNVSREKETFLPKAKPKGGCHKEEAKDDKQKARDVGPEMDVYSFPGDSDPESPPPAQWAHCTFVERRRKKRALLRPFSGLGSWQRTVPGSSRKSRVTTLRPKECGTVVSNSGVFDFKEELEEDEEDEGNEEEDEEEEDAPDGKEKMPESETPQEPNQDICPEIFTCVECSIYFKKQCHLRDHMREHSQKEGRGGKGTGSRRGKAARFECKECGQVLEDRLALTNHQRRHRESRCKILEEISKLNEGGKKAGERSGRGRVTEPKGKKPTPICHQFVCLKCNFSTDIPQELADHAKAHAPRKRAGMLRCSPRLQPKLSSAEKIQSPGTRPSGLATALSCDQHSMQESSSPGICEHLCPAHSSQTSTTEVERQKELGPCAESGGLDLAVTPQVLSDSLEEHTVPRQTPPQAGLSQEVASAPVGSDAAVEDCSHQVNSVETQPENPKEPAPPKREVAFKSIGNRRSARESKGSSRPVRSFAREDNASEKGDQEQSQVEIKDQPLKKTQNVPEASAVSSGDNSKDGPSTQQHPIAPSSPKQRTLKEEPDKETTHSMEKTTGIKLENEKEDDGNDAEDDDDVERFLTEPLSDDDEDEGLMKNVERKCPYCPECFHNGIGLANHVRGHLNRVGVSYNVRHFISPEEVNAIETKFSYQKKRKKVANFDPDTFSVMRCEFCSAGFDTRAGLSSHARAHLRDFGITNWEVTVSPIHILRELFSSRPDLVLPTAPPRTPTSGEEMDPDLDSEADQPGSAGHKREEDNDVPKQSSPLPWKIHSACDREGEEQQQQKEDDDEDDEDEMPVLDGMPPSPAETRLSPLESENHSSREDTGSKGVLKCKVCGAPFETRRGLSSHARSHLRQLGVGMSESSGAPIDLLYQIAKERSLPHSPPPQPKRPSRNVSSPSPPRQREQERCEDEEDEEEEDLDVKPPVLTSAVQPPPSPSIPSLAGSLPPSPFVRSRSPSRSPSPVLRKAPISSLLPVSSPLRSLDGRGGLGKTISAPPLPPSKPYWAPQETDAPLNLTMEPDPNKDIVCQLCGAWFETRKGLSSHARAHLRHFGVEYSESKGSPIDLLNRLILTDDFKRRVAGLSPSAGIEDLRSLVSLSSSSSPPSSSKRPLLPNSSASPLLFKASAAGSKTTSSLFGPPRKKPRASPQQVFRLSGGQLTPYSQAEPLKDVGCEFCGEYFENRKGLSSHARSHLRQMGITEWSVNGSPIDTLREIITRRGLPCALPPRPLKSPPSTPGPGPPRVALSSHPPSSTSSASPPGALLRRLPFPFTHPPGQHQPTARRMEVSASASRASASPATHSSAAPLKPKPEPIQLEVTLPGTTVDGGEGGAGGFTMELLGPSWASSDSLHPISRGLTHDSEPTRDIRCEFCGEYFENRKGLSSHARSHLRQMGITEWSVNGSPIDTLREIMRKQQGGSYSSLATLPSSSPSGGVKKEPRPGGSPTWDGLSQQPSKFSRKHPLNMLHSGSRLHKHGMGLAGMSTTPPAGKFFTVVSPQGKRPPGEEGRPAERMSNQGPQPKAFSPVPHDFSLKGKASPDKHGVGHLDASCELCGFYFENRKALASHARAHLRQFGVTEWSVNGSPIETLSAWMRSRPHKVAEMHRGYMQGGRSGTKKRGSSSLSPASDSGHTSPISQKPSSALWASLSQSRNRANEVAGGQWGSSRSTEVRAENRSSQHGHTHQVSSSAPPHAQVARSELNVRLPRGFERRPLKHPSHPDAGERETGPPKPPRTSTVPALVPKPPSTPLVKVVGKIYSLKCRFCEVEFHGPLSVQEDWIRHLQQHILNLNYAKPATPSTTPDPSAATKSTPETPTSSAPVSLTTSAPASIATATLTLTPNPTPTATAPPTPVQTPTATPTPSSPRTPTPTAMGSTLTPCTAAKPLPSPAT is encoded by the exons ATGGAATCTGGAGGGGGTGCACACCCCTCTGGTGATCAGTGCACCTTAGGGACCAATCAGGGGTCTCTGCCCTCAGTCAGTGCACAGGACTCAACATCACCCCCACCTCTTAACCGCACCTTACAG GGTTCCAGCTCTTCAGATGAGAAGGAAGAGTTCCCATGTGGTGTGCACCTGCTGAACAAGAATGGAGACAGGGACTTGGAGGGCACACAGGGCACACAGGGCCTGCTGCTCTCTACGGTCGGATCTGGGAGGAATGCACAGAGGAGCTCCAAGTCCTCAGCCTTTCCCTCCTCCTTGACCTGGGACTCTGATTCCGAGAAAGAGACACAAGACG AGGAGGAGCTACAGCACTTTTGTAACCCTTATGGCCTCGTCGCTCACAGTCCTGGATCGCCCACCTCTGGATGTGAGCCAGACAG AAGTGTCCAAGAGGGTTGCCAAACACCAGAGAAACCTAAGCATGCACTCCCTGAGAAAGACTTACTCATCCCTCTCCAGGACCAAGCAGTCAACACACAGAAGGAGGGGTCAATGAGAATTCTCTCCACAGAACCAAAAT TGTCAGATGCTGAAGCTGGGAATGTatccagagaaaaagagacattttTGCCCAAAGCAAAACCAAAGGGGGGATGCCACAAGGAGGAGGCTAAAGATGACAAGCAAAAAGCTCGAGACGTGGGTCCAGAGATGGATGTGTACAGCTTCCCCGGAGATTCAGATCCTGAAAGCCCTCCTCCGGCCCAATGGGCACACTGCACCTTTGTGGAACGCCGGAGGAAGAAGAGGGCCCTGCTGAGGCCTTTCTCCGGTCTAGGCAGCTGGCAGCGCACAGTGCCAGGGTCTAGCCGGAAATCAAGGGTCACCACCCTTAGACCAAAGGAGTGTGGGACTGTAGTCTCTAATAGTGGGGTCTTTGATTTTAAGGAGGAGCTAGAGGAGGACGAAGAAGATGAAGGTAacgaagaggaggatgaggaagaggaggatgcgCCGGATGGGAAAGAAAAGATGCCAGAAAGTGAGACACCACAGGAGCCAAACCAAGATATTTGCCCAGAGATTTTCACATGCGTGGAATGTAGCATTTACTTCAAGAAGCAGTGCCACCTACGGGACCACATGCGAGAGCATAGCCAGAAGGAAGGACGTGGGGGCAAGGGCACTGGTAGCAGGCGAGGCAAGGCCGCTCGCTTTGAGTGCAAGGAATGTGGACAGGTGTTGGAAGACAGATTGGCACTCACGAACCACCAGAGACGGCACAGAGAGTCTAGGTGCAAGATCCTGGAGGAGATAAGCAAGCTAAATGAAGGCGGGAAAAAGGCAGGGGAACGAAGCGGACGTGGCAGGGTGACAGAGCccaaaggcaaaaagcccactCCCATCTGCCATCAGTTTGTTTGTCTTAAGTGCAACTTCAGCACAGATATTCCCCAAGAGCTCGCTGACCATGCCAAGGCACATGCTCCTAGAAAGAGAGCTGGCATGCTGCGCTGTTCCCCTCGCCTCCAGCCAAAACTTTCCTCAGCAGAAAAAATCCAGTCCCCTGGCACCAGGCCCTCAGGCCTTGCCACCGCACTGTCCTGTGATCAGCACTCCATGCAGGAATCTAGCAGTCCTGGGATATGTGAGCACCTTTGTCCAGCTCACTCCTCACAGACCAGTAccacagaggtggagagacaaaAGGAGCTAGGCCCATGTGCAGAGTCTGGTGGCCTAGATCTCGCTGTCACTCCTCAAGTTCTTTCTGACTCTCTGGAGGAGCACACTGTGCCCAGGCAGACTCCTCCGCAAGCAGGACTGAGCCAAGAAGTGGCCAGTGCTCCTGTTGGGAGCGATGCGGCCGTGGAAGATTGCTCCCACCAGGTGAATTCGGTAGAGACACAGCCAGAAAATCCAAAAGAGCCTGCGCCACCAAAGAGGGAGGTAGCTTTCAAGAGCATTGGGAATCGGAGGTCAGCTCGAGAGAGTAAGGGGAGCAGCAGACCAGTACGCTCCTTTGCCAGAGAGGATAACGCTTCTGAGAAGGGAGATCAGGAACAGAGCCAGGTGGAAATAAAAGACCAACCTTTGAAGAAGACTCAAAATGTTCCAGAGGCATCAGCTGTATCCAGCGGGGACAATAGCAAAG ATGGCCCATCAACACAGCAGCACCCTATTGCCCCCTCATCCCCCAAACAGAGAACTTTGAAGGAGGAACCAGATAAGGAAACTACTCACAGCATGGAGAAGACCACTGGCATTAAActagagaatgagaaagaggacGATGGCAATGAcgctgaggatgatgatgatgttgagaGGTTCCTGACTGAGCCCCTgtcagatgatgatgaagatgaagggcTGATGAAAAACGTGGAGAGGAAGTGCCCATATTGCCCAGAGTGCTTCCATAATGGCATTGGATTGGCAAATCATGTTAGAGGACACCTCAACAGAGTGGGGGTCAGCTACAATGTGCGTCATTTCATTTCCCCTGAGGAAGTCAATGCCATTGAGACAAAGTTTTCCtaccagaaaaaaaggaagaaag TTGCCAACTTCGACCCAGATACCTTCAGCGTGATGCGATGTGAATTCTGCAGTGCCGGCTTCGACACCAGAGCTGGCCTGTCCAGCCATGCGCGTGCCCACCTGCGTGACTTTGGCATCACCAACTGGGAGGTGACCGTCTCACCCATCCATATCCTCCGGGAGCTCTTCTCAAGCAGGCCAGACCTGGTTTTGCCTACCGCTCCACCACGCACCCCAACATCTGGGGAGGAGATGGACCCAGATCTGGATTCTGAGGCTGATCAACCAGGCTCAGCTGGACATAAGAGGGAAGAGGATAATGATGTGCCAAAACAGTCATCACCTCTACCTTGGAAGATACATAGCGCCTGCGACCGAGAGG gggaGGAACAGCAGCAACAGAAGGAGGATGAcgatgaagatgatgaggatgagatGCCCGTGTTGGATGGCATGCCCCCGAGTCCTGCTGAGACGAGGCTCTCGCCCCTGGAGTCAGAGAACCACTCCTCCAGAGAGGACACTGGCAGCAAGG GTGTGCTAAAGTGCAAGGTTTGCGGAGCCCCGTTCGAGACAAGGCGGGGCCTGTCAAGCCACGCACGTTCTCACCTGCGCCAGCTCGGAGTGGGCATGTCCGAGAGCAGTGGCGCCCCCATCGACCTCCTCTACCAGATTGCCAAGGAGCGCTCTCtgccccactccccacccccccagcccaAGAGGCCCTCTCGAAACGTCTCCTCCCCTAGCCCCCCtcgacagagagagcaggagaggtgtgaggatgaggaagacgaagaggaggaggacctgGACGTCAAACCCCCTGTCCTGACGTCAGCAGTCCAACCGCCCCCCTCGCCCTCGATCCCGTCACTGGCCGGCTCCCTGCCCCCTTCCCCGTTCGTCAGGTcacgctctccctctcgctctccctcaccGGTGTTGAGGAAGGCTCCCATCTCCTCACTGCTGCCTGTGTCCTCCCCGCTGCGCTCCCTGGATGGCAGGGGTGGCCTGGGCAAGACCATCTctgctcctccccttcctccctcaaAGCCCTACTGGGCTCCACAGGAGACTGACGCTCCCCTCAATCTCA CCATGGAGCCCGACCCCAACAAAGACATAGTGTGTCAGTTATGCGGCGCGTGGTTTGAGACTCGCAAAGGCCTGTCCAGTCACGCGCGTGCCCACCTGCGCCACTTTGGCGTGGAGTACTCCGAGTCCAAGGGCTCCCCCATCGACCTGCTCAACCGCCTCATCCTCACCGACGACTTCAAGCGCCGGGTGGCGGGCCTCTCCCCCTCAGCCGGCATCGAGGACCTCCGCAGCCTGGTCTCcttatcctcttcctcctctcccccctcctcttctaaGCGACCTCTTCTGCCCAACTCATCTGCTTCCCCGCTGCTGTTCAAGGCCAGTGCGGCAGGCTCCAAAACTACCTCCTCCCTGTTTGGGCCGCCCCGCAAAAAGCCTCGAGCTTCCCCACAGCAAGTCTTCCGCCTGAGCGGTGGGCAGTTGACACCCTACTCCCAAG CTGAACCACTGAAAGATGTAGGTTGTGAGTTCTGCGGCGAGTACTTTGAGAACCGCAAGGGCCTCTCCAGCCATGCCCGTTCCCACCTGCGGCAGATGGGCATCACGGAGTGGTCGGTGAACGGCTCCCCCATCGACACGCTCCGGGAGATCATCACCCGCCGCGGTCTGCCTTGCGCTCTGCCCCCCAGACCCCTAAagtcccccccctccacccctggcCCGGGGCCTCCGCGAGtcgccctctcctctcacccaccctcctctacctcctccgCCTCACCTCCGGGGGCACTCCTTAGGCGTCTCCCATTCCCCTTCACCCACCCCCCAGGACAGCACCAGCCCACCGCTCGCAGGATGGAGGTGTCAGCCTCGGCCTCCAGAGCCTCTGCCAGCCCTGCAACCCACAGCTCGGCTGCCCCGCTCAAGCCCAAGCCGGAGCCCATCCAGCTGGAGGTCACTCTGCCAGGCACCACGGTGgatggaggagaaggtggagcAGGGGGCTTCACCATGGAGCTTCTGGGCCCCAGCTGGGCCAGCTCAGACAGCTTGCACCCTATCAGCAGGG GCCTGACTCATGACTCCGAGCCCACGCGGGACATCCGCTGCGAGTTCTGCGGCGAGTACTTTGAGAACCGCAAGGGCCTCTCCAGCCACGCCCGGTCCCACCTGCGGCAGATGGGCATCACGGAGTGGTCGGTGAACGGCTCCCCCATCGACACGCTCCGGGAGATCATGCGCAAGCAGCAGGGGGGCTCCTACTCGTCCCTTGCCACGCTCCCATCCAGCTCCCCCTCCGGCGGAGTCAAGAAGGAGCCCCGCCCTGGCGGAAGCCCCACGTGGGACGGCTTGAGCCAGCAGCCCTCCAAATTCTCCCGCAAACACCCGCTCAACATGCTGCACTCAGGGTCCCGGCTGCACAAGCACGGCATGGGGCTGGCGGGCATGTCCACCACCCCGCCAGCAGGGAAGTTCTTCACAGTGGTTTCCCCGCAGGGGAAGAGGCCCCCCGGGGAAGAAGGGCGGCCAGCAGAGAGGATGAGCAACCAGGGGCCCCAGCCGAAAGCCTTCTCACCAGTGCCACATGACTTCTCCCTCAAGGGGAAGGCATCACCAGACAAGCATGGGGTAGGCCACTTGG ATGCCAGCTGCGAACTGTGTGGCTTTTACTTTGAGAACCGCAAGGCTCTAGCCAGTCACGCGCGAGCGCACCTGCGGCAGTTCGGCGTGACAGAGTGGTCAGTGAACGGCTCCCCCATCGAGACACTTAGTGCCTGGATGCGCAGTCGGCCACACAAGGTGGCAGAGATGCATCGTGGGTACATGCAGGGCGGACGTTCCGGTACAAAGAAG aggggtagttcctctctctcacctgcgtCAGATTCGGGCCACACCTCTCCGATATCCCAGAAGCCCTCCTCAGCCCTGTGGGCATCTCTGTCTCAGAGTCGAAATAGGGCCAATGAGGTTGCTGGAGGTCAGTGGGGTTCGTCGAGGTCAACTGAGGTCAGAGCAGAGAACCGATCCTCCCAGCATGGCCACACCCATCAGGTCTCCAGCTCCGCTCCACCGCATGCGCAGGTAGCCCGAAGTGAACTCAACGTCCGTTTGCCAcgag gctTTGAGCGGCGGCCCCTCAAACACCCGTCCCACCCAGACgcaggagagcgagagaccGGCCCTCCCAAACCCCCCCGCACCAGCACTGTTCCTGCTCTGGTGCCCAAGCCCCCATCAACCCCGCTGGTCAAAGTGGTGGGCAAAATATACTCCCTCAAGTGCCG GTTTTGTGAGGTAGAGTTCCATGGGCCTCTCTCAGTGCAGGAGGACTGGATCCGGCACCTGCAGCAGCACATCCTCAACCTCAACTACGCCAAGCCAGCTACCCCCAGCACGACCCCTGACCCTAGCGCCGCCACCAAATCCACACCCGAGACGCCCACCTCCTCGGCCCCAGTCTCCTTGACTACCTCCGCGCCTGCATCCATCGCCACTGctaccctaaccctgacccccAACCCCACGCCGACGGCCACTGCTCCTCCAACCCCTGTCCAGACTCCCACAGCAACACCCACCCCATCCTCCCCAAGGACGCCCACCCCCACAGCGATGGGATCCACGCTGACCCCATGCACAGCGGCCAAGCCTCTTCCCAGTCCCGCCACATAG